aggataATGTGAATTCAAAGCTTagtaaaattgtgtgtgtgtgtgtatatatatatatatgtgcatacttATCTTTGTACCctaaatacatatacatgcatacatatatacttaaGAGCTTACTTTTAGTATATGAAGAGATTAATATTATGCacagagcagagctgggatttgtttgtttgttttgtggtggTAGGGAGATATCTGGCAACTTTTTTAGGTAGATGGTAGAAGGGGCAGGACATGGCTAATTAATACCTTTCAGTCATTTGTGGAAAAAGAATTTATCAACatcttgattgggttgtttggttgttgtttttttttttagtatacaaGTCTCCTGTTCCTCTTTTTAGCCCTTCTTTCTGACTCATTCAGTTACTCAACATATCCACATAGTTATCCTTCTGTTCTacttaagatatatatatgtgtaatcaCTAAATATTTGTACCCACATTTTCCTTCTTAGAGGTCTACTTAATAATGTTCAGTATTTCTCCCCTTCAGTACAGAATTCATTGAACTCCAGAGATGTAAGGAGGTAAATTCTGATTAAGTACAAGATTGATTAAAGCTATAAGAGTTTTCCAAAAGATGACAATTTCCAACATAAtgttatattgattatttttaacttgtcattagtctgtgttctcatttcatttgtttGAGAATTAACTACCTGTTACTTTCCTAGTACAAGAAAGTAAAATTGTAGGAGAACATTTTGGTTTTGCTCAGTTAAGTTCAGCTTTTCAAGTGTGGGTGGTAAGGCAAGAGTAATACAATCCAATCATTTAGGACTTTAAAGCATAGCATTTTAAGTAAGATGAGGTAATCACTTAGTTGCTAGTCTGATAAAATAGCTTAAGTAATTGGCAGTattgtttgtgtgttttcttttcctatttccagATCCAGAATGAGATGGCATCAACATTAGAAAAAGTTACtcaagaaagaaatgacaagaaCAGTTCCCAAGGAAGAAGCAATAAGGTGTCATATCTGAACAATGATGCTGAACTTAGAAAGATATTTGGTCTCACTAAAGATTTGAGCGTGTGCCTTACTCGGATTCCTCACCATTTGGGCTCTGGAGGAGGTTTTGATTCCTTTAGCTGTTTGGTGAAAAGTGATACTTACAAAGAGACAGAGTTTAtagtgaaggaggaagggagaaaacaggTAATAGATTTTAAAGTGTCCTTTTTAGGTACTCCAAAGATATATGAATGtattaattttcttgattttttttttagtcttgtGCATTAATATGAATGATAGTTGTTACCAAATttgcatgtatatgtattataataaaaCATTGTTAAGAAGAACCATATATGCACAGGTAAAAATGCATCCCCAGTTAATTAAAAATGTTGctttagggaattccctaccagtccagtggttaggactctgagcgctcactgctgagggtcccagttcaattcctggtcagggaactaagatcccgcaagccacatggcacggccaaaaaaaataaaaaagaaaaagaaaagatatgacAGAAATGCAGGGAAAATATAAGCATGCAGATACTCACTGCAGTATTACTTTAATTTAAACATCTTAAGAAATCTacacaataatgatgaaaataaaatcccTATAACTTTGCTTACTGTCATTctacttataaatatttcattattgtaTAATATCCTGAACTTCAGATCTGAAACCAGTCAACATTTTGCAGTGATAATCTTCCCTATGTGCCTACtctgcagagggaaaaaaaaattaaataaattatatttcttatgcTCTTCAGAAATGGTTGTTAGGTTTTCATAGTAGATCAATATAGCTTCTAATGTTTGACTTAAGCAggaatatgtgaattatattttgtTGAGTTGAATTTAATGGCTAAATATTTGTATCTGCAAACATTGTTAAATTCGAGAGCACACTATTCagcaataatattttgtttttcttttggaatcTTACTCAACATTGCAACAGGGTtttgataagaaaagaaaagcaaaaaccaaaaagaagatggatcacaaaaagaagagaagaactGAGAGTGGTTATAACACAACTGTAAATGGAGGAACTAATGTCACCAGTTCCCAACTCGTTAGCAGTATTTTACCAACTTCAAATGTATCACACGATAACATTCTCAGAGGCCGCAACAAaaccaaggaagaaaagagatcTGAGGTAGAACACTGTACCCATGGGAGCCAAGAGAAAGGCACACTGAGTTCAAATACAGCTTTTGAGCAAAGCCAttccttcaataaaaattatactgAAGATATTTTCCTCATGACACCACCAGAGTTAGAAGAAACcattagagaggaaaaaataagaagacTTAAGCAGGTgctgagagaaaaagaagcagcTCTTGAAGAAATGCGTAAGAAGAtgcaccaaaaataataaaatgttgctATACGTAAAGACTTCAGTGAAATAGCTGtgttttttcatatacttttacaTTGTTAATTATAGATGCATTCTGAAAGTGTCTTTGAATATGAAACTTGTCTTTTCATCAgttgattataaaattttaaggaaTACAGAAAAGGTTGATTATATGACTTTTGTGAATAATCTCATGGGGTATCTGAATCTTTGTCTAGATACCTTTTTTTGGAAggaaaagttttctatttttctattactttaaCTTGAATTCCCCAAGTTtgaatatttgttattgtttgtacatttagCTAAATTGCTCAGATGTTATTCCAACAATAGGTAATTGTTGTgtactttttaaattacacaatCCAACAGAGGAAATCAGCTTTAAACTTAACTTTTCCAATGGGTTTGTATATGTTTATGTCTCTTTACCCATAAAATGATACATTCTACTCACCATTgttgtaagttttttaaaaatttcatgaaagaaaatgtattatagcagcattatttaaaatttcaaacatttctcAAGAGTGAGGGACATTTGTAACTTTTACAAAGTAGTTTCATATAATACAAAATGGGTTTTAGAATTCAGGCTATATAGTGTATTGTTTGCTTAAAGTGATATGTTATTATTCCTAGGCAAATGCTTCcttttttggtggtgggggaATATGTACATATGTGACTTGGATTGTGTGATAAGTAAATCTGAACATGGCcacatttaatactttttaaaattgtaaagtgTAGTTTCTCATAATAGAGGCAGACATTTTCCTATCTGGTTATCTTTGATTTGTCGAGGTGGAGAATGGTGTAGAGATGGGGattaaggaggaggaaaaggttattttttaaaaatgattaacaaaTTCCTGGAAGTAGGGTCAAATAATACCTGGACATTggcaacaaaatagaaaacagtaagtCAGAAAATACTGAGAGGGAGTAGAACAAATGCAAACTGAGCATCCGCTAGATTCTCTTGCCTTTTTGggtttttataacagctttattaagataattTGTATATCATAAAGTTCACCCTCTtgaagtgtacaactcagtggtggttatattcacagagttgtgcaaccatcaacatgatctaattttagaacattttcattacccccaaaaaacctcatacccattagcagtcacttcccagaccctcctttccccagcccttggcaaccaccaacactctgtctctataaatttgcctgttTGGGATATTCATATGCATGGAATGAATCATTCAGTATATGTCcctttgtgactggtttctttcacttaatgttttcaagtttcatctgtgttgtggcatgtattagtacttaattctttttttaattgctgagtaatattccactgtatggatataacaCACTTTGTTTATCATCATTCATTtgtctatggacatttgggttgtgtaTACATTTGGCTACTAGGATGTTATGTTGCTGTGTTGCTCTGAATGTTTGGGTACATGTTTTGGTGTGGACATAACGTGTTCAAgttttttgggtatatacctaggagtgtaattgctggtcATACCCTAACTcattgaggaactgccaaactattccAGGCAGATTTTTCTCCCCCTACTCCACCAAAATGGATCTTGTTAAGGACACCAGTGACTTCCTTGTTGCTAGATGCAGTGGTCAATTGTCAGTCTTAATTTGTCTATCAGTGGGAATATAATTTCATTAATTATTACctcctttgaaaaaattttaaacattttataaaagaagcaGTACATGTCCATTGTGGGAAAATTGAAAATACaagctaaaatattaaaaattcactttCCCATCAAGCTAAAACATTAAATTTGGGGGCTAGGAGATACATAGTTAAAGGCTATCAGTAAATACATATTATTTGAAGTCATAGGTCTGGAAAACTTCACTTAGGGAAACAGTATAAACagagaagaagataaaattgTGGGCTCATGTCAGAGTACATATAAAGGTTGGAAAAAGGGCAATCTCAAATGAATTTTGAGGATTGGAAGATATTGAATGAATTGTATTTATAAATCCttgaatagtgcctgacacatagcaatGTAtcagtgtttgttaaataaaataaattcaactaAAATCATCCTAATAGACATGTTGCatccattttcatttcatttcattttcttctccttttgatgttttctgcttcttttattattaagGCTTTGCTGCTCATGGAATCATCAAGTACCACATTTCTTCTGATAATAAATTCCATGGTATGGAAATGTGGCTTGaattctttatagaaaaattctcaaaatttgtTTATACTGATGGTCTCAAACTCCTACTTCTTATTCTGAAATTCTCTCAAATTAGGGTTTTGTCTTTACCACTCCACTAAACCTGTTTTTCTCAAGGTCTTCAACAATCAACAAATTGCTAAATCTAATGGTCAGTTCTTAGTCTTTATCTTATTTGACCTGTCAGtagcatttaaaactttttataagtCTGTCCTTGAAATTTGTTCTTCACTCTGCTACCAAGACACCATATTCTTGATTTCCTACTACCTTATTGGTTGCTCCTTAGTCTCTCTGGTTGattccttcccttctccatgATCCATAATATTGGAGTTGCATACAGCTCAGTCcttgtatgtcttttattttatacctatacTCAGTCATGATAGTCTCATCTAGTTCTCATGGATCAAATTACCATCCATATTCAGGAACTCTCCTCTGAACTTCAACATTGTGTATCCAACCACCTTCTTGACATTTCTATTTAGAAGTCCAATGGGCATCTCAAAATTAACACAGGCCAAACCTAGGTTCTAATTGTCCACACCCACAATTTGCCTCAACCAAGATCTTCTCTATCTCAGTTAATGACAAATCCAGGCTTCCACTTGTTCAAGTGTACACACTTGGAGTAaaccttgatttttctttttctcatacccTAGTCTGTTAGGAAATTTTCTCCATTTACCTGGAATCTGATCATTATTTACCACCTCTACTGTGACAACCTTGCATTATCTCTCATTTCGATTATTGAAACCACCAACTAaatgtctccctgcttccatcagTGTCCTACAACCTTTATTTATCACAATAGCCAAGTAATTTTGTTAAAAGTATAAGTAATGAGGgggaaaggacaaaaaaaatagaaaaatgggaaaactaTATgaacaatttatgataaaagatataataatgaccttcaaacatgaaaaatattcaaattcactggaaatcaggtaaatgcaaattaacaccACTCAGCATTTTTCATTGGtcagaatggaaaatatttatgaatgtggAAACATTATTTTGGTAAGGCTGTGAAGAAATAGACTTGTTTATACGATTTTTCTGGAGGGAAATTTGGTGGTGTCTAAcaaaattacatatgtatttacCTTTCAACCAATGGGGCCAGCAATTCTTGTTTCTAAGAATCTATCCTGAAGATATACCTCCAACAATATTAAactatatatacagaaatatattaattacaatattgtttttaattgcaaagtattggaaacaacctaaatacccattcATAGGAAAGTGGTTGAAAAAAACatgatatggggcttccctggtggcgcagtggttgggagtccgcctgccgatgcaggagacaagggtttgtgccccggtccgggaagatcccacatgctgcggagcggctgggcccgtgagccatggccgctgagcctgcgcgtccggagcctgtgctccacaacgggagaggccacaacggtgagaggcccgcgtatcgcaaaaaaaaaagaaaacaaacatgataTGTCTACACAGTGGAATGAGGAAGAGCTTTATGAATTGATATGAAGTGATTTCTAAGACAtactataaaatgagaaataacaaaGCACAAAAGAGTATTTATAGCATGCTACCCTTCATATAAGAAAGAAGAGctataagaaaatacataaacatcTGTTcatttgtacaaaaaaaaaatacaggaaggaTAAACCAAAAGTTAACAAGACTGATACCTAAAGGAAAGGGATAGAAAGAAGAGGGGAATGGCAATAGGTTAGCAAGGATGAAGTAGAGTAACATTTCTCTATTGTATCTTTTTGTAGAGCTCTTAGAATCATAGTAATGTCTTGCATACTCTTCACATACCCCTAAATAAGCAAATGATTAAAACCAAGCAGGAAATGATGACAACACAAACTGGAATGCAAATACTAACAAAGTAAATGTATTGTGAAAGAATAACATGACCATACTtaaggggatggaaaagaaaCAACTAACCTAAGTAACTTAGAAGCAGTATCTTCAGTGAGCACAAAGCTAAAGACTTAAGCACTGTAATCTAGTTAGTAAATGTTTTTCTCACAGGGATATGAGTTAGCAATCCTGAAACTACATTTGTGTGTATACTAGAATTGAAAAGTAAGTATATATATTGTAGGTAGTGTGAGCCAGGCTTCTTACAGTTGGAGAAAGacataaggaaaggaagaaggctAAAATAAACCCTGTGGTATTGGATTACAATAAGAAGCATCAGTATAAatcatggtttttaatatatattcagacagataaatatatatatatggggggcAGTTAgtatacattcatatatttctTAACTAACTCATTCAATGAGAAGGCCTAGAGGCAGTGACACTCCAGAACAATGAGCACACTTAGCaccagattttggtttctaaacATGATTCTCTAACATAAGGGACCAGGGTTCCTTAGATAATTTGATTTCACGGCAGGTTGGAGCAAAGAAAATACAAGGTGAACCTAAAACATTTTGTGATGTCAGAAGGTAAGGAAATTCTCCCCCAAAAGATGGAGGCTTATCAAAAACAGAGGAGCTAATCTGAAGGAGCATCTTATGGACAAAACTGGAATAATGTGAATAACAACAATAGTGTTTGAGTTTAACCCCTAGAATAATATATACCCAGTGAGTCtatgcaaatataaaaatcaaatgcaTAAATGAAGGAGAAGGGACAGCTTTTCCTCACAATTGAatttcaattaataaatgtagatggAAAGGGGAAATAGAGAATTATCATTGTA
This genomic interval from Physeter macrocephalus isolate SW-GA chromosome 4, ASM283717v5, whole genome shotgun sequence contains the following:
- the LRIF1 gene encoding ligand-dependent nuclear receptor-interacting factor 1 isoform X2, whose protein sequence is MASTLEKVTQERNDKNSSQGRSNKVSYLNNDAELRKIFGLTKDLSVCLTRIPHHLGSGGGFDSFSCLVKSDTYKETEFIVKEEGRKQGFDKKRKAKTKKKMDHKKKRRTESGYNTTVNGGTNVTSSQLVSSILPTSNVSHDNILRGRNKTKEEKRSEVEHCTHGSQEKGTLSSNTAFEQSHSFNKNYTEDIFLMTPPELEETIREEKIRRLKQVLREKEAALEEMRKKMHQK